In a single window of the Amycolatopsis sp. cg5 genome:
- a CDS encoding HAD family hydrolase, which translates to MAGKVQLITVDIGRTLGTFTGTSTAERLRALSPLADIAPHRFAETVRCLLHRAPELTSELVSQVCRRLLIPFTEFPTRWDRGYLPYPHAARALDELARIAPVVALSNMAVTGGPERVSAVRRAHLGELAAIYPSFQLGGAKPEPWLWQAIAGRHGTEVEGVVHIGDRLDADVYGALYAGARVVHIRHSGEATVYPKGSGDKVFTVFDLLDAVPVVQAWSDR; encoded by the coding sequence ATGGCGGGCAAGGTTCAGTTGATCACGGTCGATATCGGCCGGACCCTCGGCACGTTCACCGGGACCTCGACCGCGGAGCGGCTGCGCGCGTTGTCTCCGCTGGCGGACATCGCGCCGCACCGATTCGCGGAGACCGTGCGTTGCCTGCTGCACCGCGCACCCGAGCTGACGAGCGAGCTGGTCAGCCAGGTGTGTCGGCGGCTGCTGATCCCGTTCACCGAGTTCCCGACGCGATGGGATCGCGGGTACCTGCCGTACCCGCACGCGGCCCGAGCCCTGGACGAGCTGGCGAGGATCGCGCCCGTGGTCGCACTGTCCAATATGGCCGTCACCGGCGGACCCGAGCGGGTCTCGGCCGTTCGACGGGCGCACCTCGGGGAGCTTGCCGCTATCTACCCGAGCTTCCAGCTCGGCGGGGCGAAACCCGAGCCGTGGCTGTGGCAGGCGATCGCCGGTCGTCACGGCACCGAGGTCGAGGGCGTGGTGCACATCGGCGATCGGCTCGATGCCGACGTGTACGGGGCGCTGTACGCCGGGGCGCGCGTGGTCCACATCCGTCACAGCGGCGAAGCGACGGTGTACCCGAAAGGCAGCGGGGACAAGGTGTTCACGGTGTTCGATCTGCTGGACGCGGTGCCGGTGGTGCAGGCGTGGTCCGACCGATAA
- a CDS encoding helix-turn-helix domain-containing protein — protein sequence MAAKIQDSRPTITPDERKLLTVLADSARGLSCHEAAEQSGFSVSETYRLLSALSHKEFTVKESQERTVGMVTVVHFASAVGRDRLVPASVGRPAK from the coding sequence ATGGCGGCGAAGATTCAAGATTCCCGACCCACGATCACTCCGGACGAGCGCAAGTTGCTGACCGTGCTTGCGGATTCGGCGCGGGGGTTGAGTTGCCACGAGGCGGCGGAGCAGTCCGGATTCAGCGTTAGCGAGACCTACAGGTTGCTGTCGGCGCTGAGCCACAAGGAGTTTACCGTCAAGGAGTCGCAGGAGCGCACGGTCGGGATGGTCACAGTGGTTCACTTCGCCTCGGCGGTGGGCCGGGATCGGCTCGTTCCGGCCTCGGTGGGTCGGCCCGCGAAGTAG